TCATAGGGTTGTAGCATTTAAATGTAATTCTTCCTTTAAAACCCACAGAACTTTAATCGATAACAATATTGTGTGCTGGAATAAAATTTTCCCCACTTTGTTTATGAATATAGTCGGAAACATTTCTTACCTTTGTGCCTCTCGAACAAACTCTTGCATTTGGCTGATTTGGAGACAAATGAAATGCCTAAAAAATTTTAAGGAAGCGATGATGTGcaaatacatctttaaaaaaaagacattttattctGCTATTCTTCtgatcaatatttattaatatcacttTTAGGATTTAAACCCATATTAATTATTACCCCTTCTAAAGCTTTAATTTCATCAAGGGTGACATCCTTTCAGCACCACCATTTAGAATATTACCTAAGCAgcatgatgttttttttatattttttcttctgtgtATCGATTAGTTTCGGCAACAATTTCAAACTaataatgaatcaataaaaaataactgaaagtaGTGCAATTCAGTTTTCACATTATTGTTATGCACTGGACCACATCATGGAACTGTAAATGGAAATTTGGACAGATCACCTTCAGTTACATcgtattttttccataaaccatTAGAACAAATATCACTGAATGGCCCATTTCCTGAATGATGTCAATAGTTATCAGAATTAGCGGTATTACTCACAGAAAAATCTTGATTGTTGGAATTACTCACAGAAAATCTTCAATATTGTCACAAACCAGCTAACCACTAACTTCAAATTCACTATCACTATCACTTTCTGATCCTGAAGGTGAATGAAGagtattttcattaactgttggATCACAGTCACTATATCACTAAACAGACGAATCGTCACTAGAAAACTCATTcatattattttccaatttgaAATCATAAATTCGATTACAACAAGAACTTCCAGCCATCTTTCTTACctttacttgtttaatttcaaTGCAGAGAAGAAGTTGAAACACAGCCTTCTAGATATGTTTGTCGTATGTGTGTTTGTTTACTAATAATAGATTCAGATTAAACAACTGATGCTAAACTAAATGGAATACGATGTCAAGCAATAACTATCTAAATGTCAAGCGATGCTTGGTTCAAGATTTACTGACATCTAAACATGGTGTCGAGCATTGTACGACATTGGACTTCTACGTGAATTACAAATTAGATAATGTTGAGTGGTTTACACCACTGGACCTGACGTGAATTTTGAAATGTTGAGTATATTACGACAAAGAACTGCAAagggataatattgtttaaatgtggtaataatgaaataaacattacaaCTATCAAAATACAGttagtaatttgttttctttttatctattttgatGTGTTATTACTTGATAATTCATATCCAGTATGAGTGAAATAGCATATTTAGGGTGTActgataatttaaacaaattatttaatttataatttaacaaatttatttattttaaaaagaagaattactTTATATCATGTATTGttggtttattttacttaaaaatgtgaaTTAACAGCTTCCAGTTGAAGTCTATGAAATAAGTCAGttgttttttcctctttatcaaaatatatgataacattgttaattctaatacaacgttattaatatttgattttctcATATTTGCAGACTTGTACTTGTTTATGGTCTcaacctttgaaaaaaaaagtactgtaaaaGTATTGagaaagacaataaaataaaaaaagaattagttgactaaatttaacgattaaatttaaatgagaaattaaatattaatatctgtaaaagtataaatagtaataataataaaaatttagtgccTACAATACTGGTAAGCACGCCATTCAAATGTAATGAGAATTTTCAGTAACCAACTCCAGCAGTGTGGGCCAAAATGGTCAAATATTTACAAGATGCTATTTCCACAAAGTTAGTGCAAATCAAAATATTGATTACTTAGCAGTAATGGCATCATGTTACTTTAAGTCTAGCACATTGTAATTACACAttacctttttataataattactgttttatattctaaaaaatatcaggttttttttgCCTCGCCCTGATATCCCAAagtatttctcatttaatttttttatctgtgtttTATGTAGATTTGTACTTGTGATAATGGTTTTTTCTTTCACTaatcagttttcttttcttaaaaatacattaaataaatatgatatgaagTTATTAATAATCTTAAGCCCTATGGAAATATCTGGaaagttaacaaaaaagttttCAGATATTTTCTAAACCAGTGTTCTACATttctttaatgttgtatttattacACTAGTTGCAGTCAGTAATGTTTACAGGTGGAACTGAGTCAGAGGGAGCCAGTAAGTAGTGCAGTAACCAGTAATGGTGTGAGATCATTACACAATCTCTTATCGAACGGACTCGCCCAAAATCTCAGAGTGTTGGTCTTGAGAGCGGCATGTGATAATGAAGTCCTTAATCTTCTTGGACAGCATGCTGTAAATCTTATGTCTCTTGACATATCTTCAAATTGGCGTGTGGATGATCTCGGAATTAGACATCTTATACTTAAGGTTTGTGAGTATGGAAAATGAATTTACTTTCTTGgtatttgataagaaaaaaagctggcaaagcaTTCCGTGACTATTcttgctattaataataaaaattaaaagagttataaCCAAAGAACgaaaaacagtttatatatttttctagaagtggggaataaattttaagaaaaatacttttctgtaaatattcatatataaattaagcttaacaaatttgcttaagtaaattttctctaaaagtaaaaggctaaagtaagaaaaataatatttttgaaaaacttaccttaattttaggtttgtgtctataatttaaaaaaattgtagatatttcttgatagctctgtaCGTGAATTATagactttcaaaaaaattttgaaaatatttaaaccgaagggaaacagagaaaaagaacaaaaaatgtaactttcaGTTGTAAGAGGTGaggattgatttttgaaaaaaattaaattatttatgtgtgcattgtaggtaacaaatttccttcaataaatttttctgtaaactgcttatgaagaaaatcaaaatttgctTTTTCATGAAATCTCCCACTCTCTTAATGGGGGTCATTCCCCTTTTATAGGAGTTTGGCATTATGTCGCACTGCCAACACATACAATCATGCATATGCGTTCGcacattcatatatacatatgattTATTGGCGTAGTTAATTTAGTTGAACTCTAAAACAacagatttgcaaaaaaacccgataccccatctTTAACATGACCACCATACTTTTCCCATAATATTGTTACGCTGGCTATAttcaccaggaaagtaaaaagaaagaaaagaaactaaatttcttttgaattttttgaatctcCCTTTTAACATGTTTCAAATTCCTTTATCATCATcgtccttaatttttttttgtatcttttaactTCTTAATATCTGAAAAGCATCctttctcatttttacttttccatctgTATCCTTTGGTGAAGTCAACTTTTATGTAGAATTTGCcccgattataatttttatcctttcatcatcttcattaaattttgctCCTTTTCTAGtctcaatgttttatttttattttgtcagttcattacatgttttctattttatttttttttaattgatagttTTCAAAAACTATCCAAGTAATTTATATCCTTTCTGACAATTCGCAGTTCAGATCCATATGATAACAAACTCCATGCAAATGATTTGACAAACTTTAGTTTATTTGATTTCCTTCTTGCTATCATTCTTCCcaactttataatatatttattattaccacttTAATcaaaaaggataataattatttacttattttacctTCTTTATTGGACAATCACGTTAggatatttatgtttttactttgtgAAATTTAGTTGTATtgctgtattttgttttttgtgaaagCAGTAAGGTTAATATGGTTCAATAGGATAAGAAACTGGTTTGTTatagaatttagaaaatttatgtcTGCTATCAAAGTTTTTGGTaaactttgtaaattataaatctattgcagtaaaatataaaaaggactTTATAATTAGATCaattgttttgttgttaatttttctatccttttttatcataatagtttttttttctaggatCCTGGGTGTTTAAGTTTCCCACCAGATCTGGATAGTTGTGAAAGCAATGTTTTATGCGAACTGGCTACGTTACCGCAGAACTTGTTGACTCCAGTTTGTTTCAGTTTACATGAGATTAGAATTCAGGATACGAATACATCTGGTCTCAGTGtccttatgttattattattcattaaaaatcttaagtCGCTTGGTGGATTCATATATTACAGGTTTGTATCTATGcaatagttttaagaaatttatttatttttgtattaaatttatagtgGTACTTAAGTACCAAACAGAACTgtcgtgttgtttttttttttttttttgtattttctgcaCTATATTGTAATCAGTAAGTTAgtacaaacataataattatttttatttatatatatatattttttttttaagaaattctaatTGTTTATGCaggattcattaaaaatagtatttgaaaTTATAGAAGTAATACAGAGTTGTATCTGTTTTGTAACCTGGTggtaaaaatcaaactaaaaatcattttatgatcaaataaatatataaaatgcattttagAAAGTATAATCAGTTGATTTTGTGAAAGTCTGTATGTAGAAATATCCTATAAATCAGCAGTATCTCcttcaaacaaattttgttaataagctGCATACTACCAGAGATGAGATAAGCTAGTTATATATTCACAGTCTTCATTAGCCCTAATGAAGATCCAGAAATGGATTCTTTTTGGCAAGCCCATCACGTCTTTTTGGATGTAGTCAATAACAGAGTAGAGGAGCTTCATGTCCTGAGTAAAAATTCTGTGATTGTGAGTACCATGTGTTGACAGATGTTATCATATATAATATCCAATTGCTTAGTCTCATACAAAGAaccctttttttgaatttttcagaatCTTTATAGTAATTTGTTTGACAGTTTATCCTTACAAATAATCCCttgtttgttgaaaatataaatgattgtacattttattttggatttatttatttgtactttcttGGCAGCAAGTTGCTGGCATGTCATTTCTGATTTTGGCATTTAGTTTTGAGATTATACATGACAATACATGATTTCTCACCTGCATCCATTAATGCATCTTTCTAAAAATTCCCATCAATTTGGATGTGTTCCAGAGGTCTCTAGGTATACTGACTGCCCCTTTTGATTCTTCCTGTGCTTGATCGTGGGATATTTGGAAACTAATGGGGCACACTTTTGCTATGCCCAGTTTCTTATTCACTGCATCCCTATTTGAATGATGCTCTTTGTATAtagagtgatattaaagtatagaaacgacttcatatttcaaaactgaaggacTAGGAGTTAGAAACAAATGTTGATCGACAAGTTAACAAAATTGCTactttatggtgtgtttgaaatttatGTCTGTCATCTTGAATCTTAGCTGATTTAAGTAGGAAGGtggacatgtgatacatgattttaatgtaaacttttgtGAGAAAAATATGGCAAATTTgttgatacatttttttgtttttcaacttaTAATGTTTTCActcctaaattatttaattcgataaattttataaaaattaaacttttccagGAAAcagatttctttatataattttgaaaataagaggTCGAATACATAACCGACCACAGTTTCTACCTTTGTTTATTCCTTAGccgaaaaaattatgttcatccataagattttagtaattaagaaattaagtaaataaaataattttttttttatccagaaatATTGGTGATGCAATACTGACATTACAGCCGTACAGATCACAGTTGGAGTTAACTGATTTATGGGACATGCATTTGCCACCAGATAAAGTGTTGCGATTATCATCAGCATTACCAAAGTTGGCTACATTGTACACAAGAGCTTCGCAGTTGCCTCAGGGGTTGACaccatttgaaaatttgattaatatgaCAATTGATTTTGATTTTGCTCATTTCGGACCACAGTTTActgaatatttatcatttaatggaagcagattaaaaaaagtaattttaattgatcAGGTATGTTTCTTCTTTTACTTATACATGAAATGTATCTTATGTTATATgaattattgttaattgttttgGCCTGCTAGTAAAATTtgtatgcttaaaaaaatttgttttatttataattttttgtttaacgaaaaattgtaaaagatagtGTAAATTTTCTGACATATAGGTTAACTCGACTATAAATCAAACTTCATTTAGGTACGAGTTTTATATGATTAGTAAAATCAGTCTTCTGTATTAGTAAAGTTTTCAAATTGTAGCAATAACTGTTTAGACAAGTATGATAAGTTACCCCGAAAGTAATTTGTTAagggctattaaaaaaatttcaagaacatactcgtataaaaattttatttctctttgaaGTACAAATCTTACTCTGTTTTTCTACATATTTCTCGGAACCAGAAGTTTCAACCATTTGTTATAGAATGACACCTGCAATGCAAGCCATGTATTAATAACTTGTTTGACCTCATTGTCATCATGGAACTGTCGGCCAGCAAGAATAATTTTAAGACACAGCAATAGATGATATTTACTCAGTGCAAAGTCCAGGCTGTTAGGGGTGAACAAACTTTTCAAAGACAACTATCATGAGGAGTTGTATTGAAGTGGCAGCATATGGGTGAGCGTTGCCATCACAATATCCAGACAAGCAAATCACACAGTTTGTTTTGAATTACATGACTGAATTTTTTCAGCATTTTGTAATAGAGTCCAGTCTGAAGGCAAGAAGTCTAAGGAAAACAACTCTTTTGTCCCAAAACATTGTGGATATGATCTTTCAAGTGGAAAATATCGGCTTGAATTTTCTCTTTCTTGGCAACAAAATGTGTTGCCATTCcatagattgttattttttgttctagGTGTTTTGGACCACACTTGTCCCCAATCACCACATATCTCAAGCAGCTGAAGCCTTGTTTTTGTACATAGTCAAAAATTTCACTGATCTGTCTGCTGAACTATTACATTTTGTGATATTTGTAAGTTATTTAGACACTCAGcatataaaaaatttccaataattcaatTTCTCAGACAAATTTCATGTAGAATTAATGGAGCTATTCCTGCAAAATGCATGTGATGTTTAATCTTGTCATCCCTTACATACACAGAATCATTAAAGATGGTTATCCACTATTTATCACCTTGATTGTCCTTTGTTAAACAATTGCATCCATCTTTGTACCATGGAATCATTCattggattttattttcaaacatcacAAATTTCTATCGGTTTAATATTACTTGCATTCTAAAAACGGATCGCAGATTGAATTTCACAAATGGCAGGTAtctcaaatttcttaaatataaatacacactAAGTAGTGTACAGACCAGACAGCTAAATAAATGGCATGAATCCCTTTCTAACATTTGAATCGACTCTGCAAACGTGTGAAATTGTGATCGTAGCACTGTAGTAGCAATATTTAGAAACAGAactttctgtatatatttattgttatttactagAATACAGTTGTAACTTCATTAtatcaaaatagttaaaaaacaacaagaagaattccaatacagtatattattagaattatttatctgATAATTAGCAGCACTATAtgcaacaattttaaattgtaataatccatccaaaaaaacattgctagttgaatttgttaatgaaatagataaatacaTTACAACGGCAAGTAAGACTTTTAAAGAAGCAGAAGGCCATGTAAATTCATTGTAAGCCATATTTGACAAAGTAACAAATGAATTGGTTCATAGAATCGAAGtaaaagtaagtttattttaattggttttgtaGAAGACTCATGAATTAAATCTATTTGTGTATATAAATTGCTGGTATATTTTGATAGGTTTACAGTCTTGATCTGACTACAGTCGCTTACTGTTGTCCACTCTTAACTGAATTGGAGGCAAAAGTTAGAATCGGTGACCACTATCCTTCTGCCTTGATGCCTTATCTTAAGGTTGCTCGTTTAAGAATTAGTTCGGCAGAAACTTTTAGATGGTTAATGTTACATGCTGAAGTTATCCAACATCTTGaggtaagtaattaaaaaatttatttgaaatcaaaaactatttttaaattaaatcttgatGACAATAACTTTTATCATAAAcagatgtatatataatataatgtattaatactGCGGAAAAGTTTTCATGAGTATGCTCTTCAGAAGAGGTTACAGTAAAACATTTGAATATACAACAAAAATCTGAGtggatttcagttaaaaatagtcTTAGATTAGTaggaagtaataaaagtaataattaaagtagatgtaaaaagtaatataaaataaagcttttaaagCCTTTTTCTGTGAAAAGTCATAGTGGTATAAGTGacataaattttcattgtatCCCATTACAGTATTTCATCAAGATAGatagttttaacaaaactaattaatcGACTAAATTTTTCCATGTGCATAGTGATGCACAATAATATATGGGTTAGTCAAATATAAACTGAAGTCTTATCTTCTTGGTTTACATTCAAACATGAGTGGGCTGATGtagagggattttttttttaacctctggcaccattgttaggtattacttaagaggatgagatgaatgacaatttttgtagtgtgtgtaaGGATATTGATGGAGAAGATGTGGGGAAGGGATGGACTCTCCAGCCACCTCagcatttgtgtttttttttatcagtatcgTCATGTTAATGTCAGTGCAAGAGATACCACTGTTAGgaatgcaaaatattattatgaaatttcttgTAAATGAGTGTCAAACTCTAAAATTTTGACTTTGTACATAGTTTGGGGATGTCATATACCCAAGTCCACAACTGGTCCAGCAAATTTAAAGGAGGATTTCTGAGCTACAGAAAATGAGTCACAATAGGTGTACAAGAACACATGTGACATTTAATTGACTGTAcctcattgaaaataattattacattgcaGTAGATGAAATCACTTCAGAAGTGGGTATCAGTCATGGAAATGCCCGTTCCATTATCACAAAGTAAGGTaggtttcaatatttttaacccAAAATCATAAACAGGCCGGAGAGAAAATTTGCCAAAGATTCTTGAATGGATTTCAACGAGAGAGAATTAACCTTTTTTGCGTAGAATCGTTGGTCACGTACGATGAGGTACAGGTAAATCAGTATACTCCCAAGTTTAAATTGGTACGTATCGAGTGCGGAGCCTTGCCCtgtaaaggtaaaaatatatccATCAGCAGGAAATGTCCTCACCACCATCGTTTGGGACTGAAAAGGCGTATTGCTCACAAATTTTCTCCACGAACGTTGCGGTGTGATTACTAAATACTGCTGCCAGCTCTTGGAAAAAGTTAGTGTACATGTtagaaaaaagtaagtttaaaataaacGACAGACTTGAACCAGAGGCTTGTTGATTATGGGACTGGAATGCTTGTCACTTGGCTGCTGCCATTACTGTGCCTGCAGTATAAAAATAAGCTTCTTGAaccattcaaaaatctttaaatggatTTTACTCCAAAATGAAGCCAAGTTGGAAGCTGCCATTTTAGATTTAAAGTAGGAACCTTTCTCCTATCAGCCTTTGAAAAGCCATCAATAGACTCCATTGTGGGATGACCGCCTGCCCTTGTAACAGTTTTCTCTTAATTCTGCTTTTAGTGTTACATACAACACAATCTTAGTACAGTTGGTAATTATGATCGAcccaataatattataaaaacaatttttttaattatttattgtttatatttatttaatgtatttcctTTTTATGGTTCAGTTATTGATGGAAGAAGATGAAGAACTGCACTATCATGGTCTCATTTTGGATCATAAGGTTATTGTAGATCTTTCCAATTGTCAACCGCCATCATTTGATACTATTGAGTATCTcagcatatatttaattaattcttatgtcGGCAGTGTAAGTTTTTATTAGCGATATATTTAGAATAAGttgataacaatttttgttttaatttagtttctagtttttatttttttttttgttggtgtatGAAATCATGaaagcttttaaaaacaaaagcaaaGCTAATAAGAGTTGATccagaaaaattgttaatttactgccatataactgaaacaaaaaaagaaaaaaaaacagttgacaaaattttcccaaattatttaccaaatatatatataaattttatatttcagccTTTCACCTGAAGGTCCCcaattcaaatcccagtcaggcatgacttTTTCACATACTAATTCCATTTCCTATCCCATATACAAGCTTacagcttatgtggtgatatcatcaaacaaacaaaaattaattaatgaaaaatacttaaaaataaaaagtaccttatctataataattataaaattaaatttgctttttaacaaataaatataggaGGAAACTGTTTCATATACATTAACTGCAATATACAGTTGAGGAGCTGGGTGGAGTAAGGGCAAAACTGCGAAAAGTATCTTTCCAAAACAGAACTCATTATGACATGTTtagttatataaaacattttcacagttttctttttatcttcttaatatttttatgataaataaattttgttataaaaacattgttCTTCTTTCATAAAGGTCCATGAACAGTAAATGTAATACgcatgtgaaaataatttatattctttataaaatattttataaatgaaacttagtacaaagaaaaaaaaccgaattttaaaatttttagttaaatattacttttattatttattatatttgttttaaaccaCACTCGACCTTCTGATATTTATATGGTAGCAATGATATCAAGTATTTCACTTTTGCTTCATTAATTTTGACTTCGGGAAGAATTGAttcttcttctttaaaatttgatGTCATTTTAAGAACTTAAAATGGAGTCCACATGCTTTTGTAAGTAGGACTAACAATGCAATATATCCATTAACATACttcaaaaattgattatataaacattttgttaagcATATTTTAATGGTTACTTACTTAGAATTGATGTGTAAAATTGTTATAACAGAAGGAATTTATGGTAGATTGGTTACCTCAGCACCCCTTACTCTAAAATCttaagtctatt
Above is a genomic segment from Lycorma delicatula isolate Av1 chromosome 12, ASM4794821v1, whole genome shotgun sequence containing:
- the LOC142333053 gene encoding uncharacterized protein LOC142333053 isoform X2 is translated as MSPLCQVSSLQMCCLHLALTEIHQGLSNGHKKSLHKFLVATLHGGIRQQLIDLAVNKYQNDLYSLMDIIGSLSDSAIRRIEPRPDKLCLSVSQLDLLFSRLEEYGVTGLHELIVKVELSQREPVSSAVTSNGVRSLHNLLSNGLAQNLRVLVLRAACDNEVLNLLGQHAVNLMSLDISSNWRVDDLGIRHLILKDPGCLSFPPDLDSCESNVLCELATLPQNLLTPVCFSLHEIRIQDTNTSGLSVLMLLLFIKNLKSLGGFIYYRNIGDAILTLQPYRSQLELTDLWDMHLPPDKVLRLSSALPKLATLYTRASQLPQGLTPFENLINMTIDFDFAHFGPQFTEYLSFNGSRLKKVILIDQVYSLDLTTVAYCCPLLTELEAKVRIGDHYPSALMPYLKVARLRISSAETFRWLMLHAEVIQHLELLMEEDEELHYHGLILDHKVIVDLSNCQPPSFDTIEYLSIYLINSYVGSLDSDSIRLLISSCKHLKYLDDLQTWCRVREAEILSVVSEMVTNNCNIDMRYKDYTTSIFSEFYNC
- the LOC142333053 gene encoding uncharacterized protein LOC142333053 isoform X1: MSPLCQVSSLQMCCLHLALTEIHQGLSNGHKKSLHKFLVATLHGGIRQQLIDLAVNKYQNDLYSLMDIIGSLSDSAIRRIEPRPDKLCLSVSQLDLLFSRLEEYGVTGLHELIVKVELSQREPVSSAVTSNGVRSLHNLLSNGLAQNLRVLVLRAACDNEVLNLLGQHAVNLMSLDISSNWRVDDLGIRHLILKDPGCLSFPPDLDSCESNVLCELATLPQNLLTPVCFSLHEIRIQDTNTSGLSVLMLLLFIKNLKSLGGFIYYRNIGDAILTLQPYRSQLELTDLWDMHLPPDKVLRLSSALPKLATLYTRASQLPQGLTPFENLINMTIDFDFAHFGPQFTEYLSFNGSRLKKVILIDQVYSLDLTTVAYCCPLLTELEAKVRIGDHYPSALMPYLKVARLRISSAETFRWLMLHAEVIQHLELLMEEDEELHYHGLILDHKVIVDLSNCQPPSFDTIEYLSIYLINSYVGSLDSDSIRLLISSCKHLKYLDDLQTWCRVREAEILSVVSEMVTNNCNIDMRYKGISLTDIYKNNKQQ